In the genome of Trypanosoma brucei gambiense DAL972 chromosome 4, complete sequence, the window CATCGCAAATGGATGGAAGTCCATAAAATTTTGTGGTGCTTGCGCAGTTACGGAAACCGGTTATAAAGATCATTATTTAGGGTAAACTGAGgcacaaaaagtaaagaaagaggggaccATAGGCACCGGAACAACAGACACGCGGAGATGCGAAACAAAAGTAGATTAAGCAGGTATTTGCCAGCGTAAACGCGATGAAGCCCCCATAACAGAATTTTACACAACACAATTCGGCTTCTCGCATTTCTCGTCACCCCTATTCCCTTTGTGTAATCCGCCTGTTTCTCtccaccccccccctacACCGCTTAATTTGGTGACAAAGTGCCCTTCTACTTCTGTCATCGAGGTCACGTGTGCCGATAACTTGTTCGGCGCCCTTTTCTGAGCCTGCACCCACGTTCTCCTTCGACCGGGAGTTAAAAAGCCCAACAAGACCTCCTTTAAGTTTCACAATAAATAGTGTGGCACCGCGCACACAACAACGCCGTGCACCGTTTCATCGAGGACCGTTATGCCTTTGAGTATCCCCGTCTCCAACACCGCCTCCGTTCTGACAGtatctccccctcccctctacAGGTTCGACGGGGGCACTACCTTTTCCGCAAGCTCTACAAACTTCCTCTTTGCCTCATCTTTGCTCAACTTTTCGTACTTTTTGCGTGCATTCCATTTGGCCGATGCCACAACATTCACGCGCGACGGTTTGGGAGTCTTGACTGACCCACCCGTCGCCTGATGCCAGAGGCCGTAGAGATCTAACTTAGTCTGAATGGACATCCTTGGTCGCGTAGCCTTTACCCCTAACGTCTTCGAGAGTCGTTGGAACTTTTCATCAAGCGTTTCCTCCACCATGTTGTCGGCGAAATAATGCACGCTTCATCCAAAGAAGATATTAAGTGTAAATTAAGAGGGAATAAAAGAGATGTACAAGCTCTTGTAAGAACGGTTGGACACCTGTGAGGAACAGGGGAGGGAGCAGTAACAAGAGCACACGCgtgcgacaaaaaaaaataacacgaCATCCCTGTTCGTAAGTCTTCGcgcaccaacaacagcaacggacGTAACAAACTTTCCTTAGAGTGGTAGTCGCAGTCAATTTGCTCGTAAGGTGCGCGACGGCACCCAGTAATGctgagggaaagggagtCGGCTTGGCAACAAGAAGTACTCTGAAGAGCAGTCTTTTGCATAAAGGCGGAGGACAaatggggggagggggaaggcgAGAAAACCTCAAATTGTCCGCACGGCAAACCTCCCAGCCGTCGTAACATATTTGACACCTTTGTAGGGCTTTGTCAAATCATTCAACACCTGAACACTGTCGACGCGGATGCTACTCAGTAGATAGTTTGGGATGCTGAACTCAACTAACGCAGAGCCTCCTGTACACGGCGCTagtccctccttttccctctccgtACCAAACGTAAACTCGCCACTAAGTGAGCACGTGCCACGATGAAGTGACCCTACATTCCACACCAGCATGTTACGTGCCTTCTTAAAGTTCGTGTTCCCGTGTGAGATGCTGTGCACCTGCACCGCCTCTGTCTGGGGCGGAAGGGGAAGGTGGATGATAAGTTTCTGAATCTCGTATTCCCTGCTCCTTGCTGCGAGACCAGAACCACGGAACCCCACCATACAGTTAAATCGACCAACACTGGCATTAAAAGTAATTTGCGGTGTAACATAGAAGGGAACCTGCACACTATTGGGCATTTTACAGCGGTACTGCAACAGCGTAAACTTCCCATCAACAGGTATAAAACTGATCATGCGGTCGACCTCGTAACGGCTACGTCGAACACACCGATGCATGGCAATGTCTTCGATGCAATCGATGCCGGTTAACCGCATGATGACTTCGGGCAGCCCACTCAGGCGACAGTTCACCTCCACGGCACCACGGACAGCGCTCTGCACCACATTTCCTTCACAATCGACTATGCAATCCAAATTTTCCACTATATCGAAGAAAATCTCATTTGATGAGTGCTTTGTCGCAGGGTCCCGCCACGGTACGGCACGGGAACCCATATGGCGCCGCTTTATCGCTACTGGTGCTTCCAGAGCACTACGAAACACATTTTCTAACGACGGTGGAAGCACCAACTCCTCTAGCACGTGCATTTCAGTTGTCAGTGGGTATCCATTGTCAATGAGCTCCACAAGCAATTGAtacaccaaagaaaaattcTCACGCAACGTGCTCTCAGAGATGACTTTGAGGTACTTTTGCACCACTTTTGCGGCCAGCGCTAGGACTTCCATCACGAATAGGGGGAAACACTCACTTGTTGCAACCGCCAGGAGGACGACATCGTTACGATGGATTTGAATAAAGGCAAACCGGCTGTACGTAATAACAGCGGGTGCCTCTTCAATCGAACGCAATGGAGTCATATAGGTGCACCAGAAGTCTTCCAGGCTGGAGCGGGGTACCTTCTCACGGAATTCCTTCTCAATAATAACCTCGCCATGCTTattaaggaagaaaaggccGGTTATCATGTTCCTCTGATCTCAGTTTGTCTTCTACAGAACACCCCGCCAACACAACAATCACCTACATGCGGAAGTTAAAAGCAGCAGTGGAAgtcaatttaaaaaaaaaaaagaagacgagGGAGAAGTAAGAGGAGAGAAATCATTATTGATGTatacaaaaaattaaatgccAAGTGAAGGGTTCTACACGCGACCGCGAAGGCACCAGCATCAGCAACATCACCCGAACACCCGTGCAGACAAGCaacggaaagaaaggaaccaTACCCAAAATGcgtatcattatttttatacCTTCTTCGTCTACGCttcaagaggaaaaaaaacccttCCCCCAAAAGCTAGCTGGTGGGGGATGGTAATATAGTGAAGCACCTCCAAGCAGACACTGCGGTCTCCCTGCTCCAAGCAGCAAAGTTGTGGATAATCCTCAACAAACACACTGCACTAGAGAGGTGGTTCAGTGCTCAGAATCatgaaacagaaacacagcaaaaaaagaaaaaaaggagggaaaggcttcttgttttttccttgcacAGAAGAGATAATGCCGGACA includes:
- a CDS encoding adaptor complex AP-3 medium subunit, putative, translating into MITGLFFLNKHGEVIIEKEFREKVPRSSLEDFWCTYMTPLRSIEEAPAVITYSRFAFIQIHRNDVVLLAVATSECFPLFVMEVLALAAKVVQKYLKVISESTLRENFSLVYQLLVELIDNGYPLTTEMHVLEELVLPPSLENVFRSALEAPVAIKRRHMGSRAVPWRDPATKHSSNEIFFDIVENLDCIVDCEGNVVQSAVRGAVEVNCRLSGLPEVIMRLTGIDCIEDIAMHRCVRRSRYEVDRMISFIPVDGKFTLLQYRCKMPNSVQVPFYVTPQITFNASVGRFNCMVGFRGSGLAARSREYEIQKLIIHLPLPPQTEAVQVHSISHGNTNFKKARNMLVWNVGSLHRGTCSLSGEFTFGTEREKEGLAPCTGGSALVEFSIPNYLLSSIRVDSVQVLNDLTKPYKGVKYVTTAGRFAVRTI
- a CDS encoding acyl-CoA binding protein, putative encodes the protein MVEETLDEKFQRLSKTLGVKATRPRMSIQTKLDLYGLWHQATGGSVKTPKPSRVNVVASAKWNARKKYEKLSKDEAKRKFVELAEKVVPPSNL